GCATCGGCACCGATCCGCTGGACGACACGCTGTGCGGCAAGCTCAGCCTGCGCCGCGAGAAGCTGGCGCAGGTGCAGGCGGGGCAGACGCTGGAATATCGCGTCATCAGCGACAATCGCATCGGCTTCGACATCCTGCCGGTCGAGCCCTGAGGCGGCGGATTACTTGATCACTGTCCGCGCGGTCTTCAGATAGTCCGCGCCGTAAGTGCTGACTTCTTCGGCGCTCTCGGCTTCCGAGGCGATGTGGATTTCCTCCAGGGTGTCGTTCAGCCCGTCCATTTCTTCGACGATTTTCTCCAGCGCCGCTTTCAGCGTGTAGGTCAGTTCGTGGATCTGCGCCATGTTCTCGGGCGTCTGCTCCTGCGCCAGGGCCTGATCGAGGCGGGCGTTGTACTCGGAGAATTGCTTCACCGCCTCGGCCAGGTTGCGGGGTGGCGGTGCGTCGGCGAAGGCATGGCTGGCGATGATGGCGGTCAGCGCCAGAACGGCGGTGCGGATAAGCGTTTTCACGGCAGGTCCCTTGCTGAATTTGGTCGGGCGCGAAGGTATCACCTGCGGGTACTGACGCTGTGCAGCAGCGCACAGTCTGCACTGCGCCATTAGTCGCATGCGGTGGCGTGCGGCATGGCCGATTCGGGAAATTGCAGGGCGACGTTACTGTCGCCTGCAAGGCCGACGCAGCTGCAGTAATGGCCTTTTTGGCCGCTCTGGCATGCACCTTGCGAAGATTTTTGCGTTAAAGAGCCGACATCCGCGGCCGATAGCGTCTCGCTTGCTGGCAATCCGCTTTGTGCCTGGCAGGCCTCGCAGGCGCAACAACAGACGCAACAACAAGATCACGTGCCTGCTTCCTCTTCCGCGATGCACGTCCTGCAACAGGACCACGCGGCACGTCCCTCGCCCGACGCGCCGGTTCGACCGTTATGCCTCACTTTTGCCAATTTGCCGCTCTTCACGAACGGCACGCCATATGGAAAAGAACGAATGATGCAGCAACTGACAATCCGTGCCCGCCTGTTGATTCTGGTCGGGGCCATGCTTGCGGCCTGTCTGGTGATCGGCCTGACCGGGCTCAATGCCCAGCAGCGCAGTGTCGCCGGACTCAACACCGTGTATCTGGATCGCGTCGTGCCGCTGCGTGACCTAAAGCTCATCGCCGACCTGTACGCGGTGAAGATCGTCGATACCACCCACAAGACCCGCAGCGGCATGCTCAGTTATGGCCAGGCGCGCGACGATGTGCGCAACGCCCGCGCGGAGATCAGCCGTCTCTGGAGCGCGTACCTGAACACCCGCTTGATCGACGCCGAGCGGCAGCTCGCGTCGCGCATCGAGACCCTGATGAAGGCCGCCGACGAGCCGTTCGATGCCCTCGAGCGCACGCTGGACCGGCATAGCGAGAAACGTCTGGCGGCGTTCGTCATCAATGATCTGTATCCGCTGGTCGACCCCATATCCGAAAGCTTCTCCCAACTGATCGAGCTGCAACTGGGCGAGGCCAAGGCCGAGTACGAACAGGCGCAGGCGCTCTATCAGCGCAACCGCCTTTTGAACATCGGCCTGTTGCTGGCGCTGCTGGTGGGCGGCGGCCTGTTCGCCACGGTGATGCTGCGCAGCATCAGCCGGCCGCTGGAGGAGTTGAAGCAGGCCGCGGCATCGGTGGCCGCGGGTGACCTGAGCCGCAGCATCGAGTGTCGCGGCAAGGACGAGATCACCGAGGTGCAGCAGTCGATCCGCCAGATGCAGCGGACATTGCGCGATACCTTGCAGGACATTCAGGGCTCGGCGACCCAGCTGGCGTCGGCTGCCGAGGAATTGCACGCGGTCACCCAGCACACCGCCCAGGGCATCCATCAGCAGAACGAGGAAGTGCAGATGGCCGCCACGGCGGTCACCGAGATGTCCGCTGCGGTGGACGAAGTGGCCGGCAATGCCAATCGCACCTCCGATGCTTCGCGCGATGCCGAGACGGTCGCCGACGACGGGCGTCGCCAGGTGACCGCCACGCGGCAGACCATCGACCAGTTGAGCGACAAGCTGCAGCAGACCGCGGCCACCGTGACCCATCTGGCCGAA
This DNA window, taken from Pseudomonas sp. FeN3W, encodes the following:
- a CDS encoding DUF6746 family protein: MKTLIRTAVLALTAIIASHAFADAPPPRNLAEAVKQFSEYNARLDQALAQEQTPENMAQIHELTYTLKAALEKIVEEMDGLNDTLEEIHIASEAESAEEVSTYGADYLKTARTVIK
- a CDS encoding methyl-accepting chemotaxis protein, translated to MMQQLTIRARLLILVGAMLAACLVIGLTGLNAQQRSVAGLNTVYLDRVVPLRDLKLIADLYAVKIVDTTHKTRSGMLSYGQARDDVRNARAEISRLWSAYLNTRLIDAERQLASRIETLMKAADEPFDALERTLDRHSEKRLAAFVINDLYPLVDPISESFSQLIELQLGEAKAEYEQAQALYQRNRLLNIGLLLALLVGGGLFATVMLRSISRPLEELKQAAASVAAGDLSRSIECRGKDEITEVQQSIRQMQRTLRDTLQDIQGSATQLASAAEELHAVTQHTAQGIHQQNEEVQMAATAVTEMSAAVDEVAGNANRTSDASRDAETVADDGRRQVTATRQTIDQLSDKLQQTAATVTHLAEEAASIGQVVDVIRAIADQTNLLALNAAIEAARAGEAGRGFAVVADEVRNLAQRTQSSTQEIERMIGSIQSATEQSVRDMQQSSEFATRSQSMAGEADQALGLIAERVGQINEMNLVIASAAEEQAQVAREVDRNLVAIRDISEQSATGAQQTSVASDELARLATQLNQLVGRFRL